A single Thermodesulfobacteriota bacterium DNA region contains:
- a CDS encoding heme-binding domain-containing protein: MYLRIIAGVLIAAFIAIQFRTVERTNPPVHGDFKGPAEVKEVFQRACYDCHSNETKWPFYSYVAPFSWLVAKDVEEAREELNFSSWERTSSTRQSKKKKEIWKEVDKDKMPLWYYLPLHPGAKLSEHDKDIIRKWSRGML, encoded by the coding sequence GTGTATCTTCGCATAATCGCAGGGGTGCTGATAGCAGCCTTCATAGCCATCCAGTTCCGCACCGTCGAAAGGACGAATCCGCCCGTCCATGGAGATTTCAAAGGGCCGGCCGAGGTGAAAGAGGTTTTTCAGCGCGCGTGCTACGACTGCCATTCGAACGAAACGAAGTGGCCGTTTTATTCGTACGTGGCCCCTTTTTCGTGGCTCGTGGCGAAGGACGTCGAGGAGGCGAGGGAAGAGCTCAACTTTTCCAGCTGGGAGCGTACGTCGAGCACAAGACAATCCAAGAAAAAGAAAGAAATCTGGAAAGAAGTTGACAAGGACAAAATGCCGCTCTGGTACTACCTGCCGCTGCATCCCGGAGCCAAGCTTTCGGAGCACGATAAGGACATCATAAGGAAGTGGTCGCGCGGAATGCTCTAG